ATCATCGGAGGTAAATTCACCGGTGATTTCGCTGAGTTCGAGCTGGGCTAAGCGTAACTCTTCAGCCAACAACTCACCGGAGCGAGCGTTCACTAACTGGTCATAGCCTTGTGCTAAGTGGGTTGCGGCATTATTTAATGCTTGTAAGTGACGACGGCGAGCAAGGAAACCGCCTTCTGTATTGCTATTGAAGCCCATGGTCTCTTTGAGATGATCGCGCAGCAAATCGATGCCTTTCTCTTCACGAGCAGATAAGCGAACCAATGGATAACGCGCATCTGCGACAAACTCAATCGACTCACCCGTTTTATCCGCTTTATTACGAATAACGGTGACTGGCAGCGTTTCTGGTAGGCGCGCCATAAATTCAGGCCAAATTTCTTGCGGCTCTGTGGCACCCGTCGTGGTGCTATCCACCATAAATAATACACGGTCAGCTTGCTCAATCTCTTTCCATGCGCGTTCGATACCGATACGTTCAACCTCATCGCTGGCTTCACGTAAACCTGCGGTATCAATGATATGCAATGGCATGCCGTCAATATGAATATGTTCGCGCAGCACATCACGAGTGGTCCCTGCAATATCCGTCACAATCGCGGCTTCGCGCCCCGCTAATGCATTCAATAAGCTAGATTTACCCGCATTTGGGCGACCGGCAATCACCACTTTCATACCTTCGCGCAGTAAGCTCCCTTGACGAGCCTGTGAACGGACATCTTCTAAGTCTGCCACTACTTCGTTTAATTTTGCTTCAATTTTACCGTCAGATAGGAAGTCAATTTCTTCATCTGGGAAATCAATCGCCGCTTCCACATAGATGCGCAAGTGAGTGAGCGCTTCCACCAATTGATGGATATGAGATGAGAAAGCCCCTTGTAAAGAGTTCATCGCGGAACGTGCCGCTTGCTCCGAACTCGCATCAATCAGGTCGGCAATCGCTTCAGCTTGCGCCAAATCGAGTTTGTCATTTAAAAATGCACGCTCAGAAAATTCCCCCGGATTGGCAATACGGATATTGGCAATGGTCAGAATTCTTCTGAGTAATAAATCGAGAATAACAGGGCCGCCATGCCCTTGTAGTTCAAGAACATCTTCCCCAGTAAAAGAGTTAGGTCCCGGGAAATAGATAGCAATCCCTTGGTCAAGGACAGAGCCATCTGCATCACGAAATGGCAGATAATCGGCATAGCGCGGCTTCGGTAACTTTCCGAGTACTGTTTCAGCAACAAGGGCTGCTTGCGGGCCGGATACACGTAAAATTCCAACCCCACCACGACCGGGAGCGGTTGCCTGTGCGACGATAGTATCGTTGATTTGCATGATGTTTCTCTGTCTATGACTAAAAAAATTGAGGCGACCCTAAATGGATCGCCTCAATGTTACTATAGAATCTGGCTTTGTGAAGCCCTCTAAACTCGATTGGAATTTAGATTATTTCTTCGCTTTCTTATCACGGCTATGTAAGCCACGTTTTTCCAGACCACGGTAAATAACCTGCTGCTGGATAATGGTGACTAAGTTGCTCACGATATAGTACAGAACCAGACCTGATGGGAACCACAGGAAGAACACGGTAAACACGACTGGCATGTAAGTCATGATCTTCTGCTGCATTGGGTCAGTCACGGTAGTTGGTGACATCTTCTGGATAACAAACATCGTCACACCCATCAGCACTGGCAGGATGTAGTACGGGTCTTGTGCAGACAAGTCTTGAATCCAACCAAAGAACGGTGCGTGACGCAGTTCAACAGAACCCATCAACATGTAGTACAACGCAAGGAAGATTGGCATTTGAATCAGCAGCGGTAAACAACCACCCAGTGGGTTTACTTTTTCTGATTTGTATAGCGCCATCATTTCTTGGCTCATACGTTGTTTATCGTCACCAATACGCTCACGCATTGCAGCCAGTTTAGGTTGCAATAAACGCATTTTCGCCATTGAGGTGTACTGCGCTTTAGTCAGCGGGTACATGATACCACGGACGATAAAGGTGATAACGATGATGGCAATACCCCAGTTACCGACGAAACCGTGAATGAATTTCAACAGTTTGAACAGTGGCTGAGAGATAAACCATAACCAACCGTAATCTACGGTTAAGTCTAAATGAGGAGCAACTTCCGCCATTTCTGACTGAATTTCAGGACCAATCCACAGTGTAGAAGAGTAGGTCGCAGCACCATTTGATGCGATGGTAAGAGGTTCACTCTTATAACCAACGATAGCTGATTTCTTATCGAGATCAATGGTGTAGAAAGTGCTTTGCTCAGAAGAAGCTGGGATCCACGCAGTTGCAAAATATTGTTGCAGCATCGCGACCCAACCACCTTTGGTTGTCAGGCTTAAGTTTTTATCTTCGATGTCACTGAAACTATATTTTTTATAGTTATTTTCATCAGAAGAGTAAGCCGCACCACGGTAGGTATGTAGAGCAAAGTTACTGCTGCCAGTATCACGTTGTTCTGGTAAAGCGATGGTTTGCTTTAATTGGCCGAAGAACGCAAAAGTTAAAGGCTGCGCAGTTGGGTTTTGAATGTTGTATTCAACATCAACAGTGTATTTGCCACGCTTCAGAATGTACGTCTTCTGATAAACCACACCGTTATTATCGGTGAAGGACATCGGAATACGTAATTCGTCTTGACCATCTTTTAACTCAAAGCTTGCTGCATCTGAAGTATAAAGAGGGCGTTGACCATTGTTATTCGCTGGGTTGTCTGGACCATGAGGACCGATCAGACCACTTTGAGCCTGATAAACAAAACCTGGTGTGGTTTCCAATAAACGGAATGGGTTTGGTGAATTCAGGGTTGCAGGATAGGCTAACAGGTCAGCCTCATCGATATCACCACCACGAGTATTGATACGAATATCAAGTACGTCGGTTTTAACGGCAATAAGCTTACCTTGTTCACTACCTGTGACCGCTTGACCATCATTGCTTGCACTGCTCGGCATGTCCGTCTTTTGCTGAGAAACTTGAACAGCCTTGGTTTCCTGAGCAACTTTATCGCTCTCCCAAGCCTGCCAAACTAAGAACGACACGAACAACAAAGCGATGAGTAGAAGATTGCGTTGGGAATCCATCGTTATAATTCTCTATTATCATCAGTTTTTCTAGGTGGGACAG
The Providencia alcalifaciens DNA segment above includes these coding regions:
- the yidC gene encoding membrane protein insertase YidC — translated: MDSQRNLLLIALLFVSFLVWQAWESDKVAQETKAVQVSQQKTDMPSSASNDGQAVTGSEQGKLIAVKTDVLDIRINTRGGDIDEADLLAYPATLNSPNPFRLLETTPGFVYQAQSGLIGPHGPDNPANNNGQRPLYTSDAASFELKDGQDELRIPMSFTDNNGVVYQKTYILKRGKYTVDVEYNIQNPTAQPLTFAFFGQLKQTIALPEQRDTGSSNFALHTYRGAAYSSDENNYKKYSFSDIEDKNLSLTTKGGWVAMLQQYFATAWIPASSEQSTFYTIDLDKKSAIVGYKSEPLTIASNGAATYSSTLWIGPEIQSEMAEVAPHLDLTVDYGWLWFISQPLFKLLKFIHGFVGNWGIAIIVITFIVRGIMYPLTKAQYTSMAKMRLLQPKLAAMRERIGDDKQRMSQEMMALYKSEKVNPLGGCLPLLIQMPIFLALYYMLMGSVELRHAPFFGWIQDLSAQDPYYILPVLMGVTMFVIQKMSPTTVTDPMQQKIMTYMPVVFTVFFLWFPSGLVLYYIVSNLVTIIQQQVIYRGLEKRGLHSRDKKAKK
- the mnmE gene encoding tRNA uridine-5-carboxymethylaminomethyl(34) synthesis GTPase MnmE, encoding MQINDTIVAQATAPGRGGVGILRVSGPQAALVAETVLGKLPKPRYADYLPFRDADGSVLDQGIAIYFPGPNSFTGEDVLELQGHGGPVILDLLLRRILTIANIRIANPGEFSERAFLNDKLDLAQAEAIADLIDASSEQAARSAMNSLQGAFSSHIHQLVEALTHLRIYVEAAIDFPDEEIDFLSDGKIEAKLNEVVADLEDVRSQARQGSLLREGMKVVIAGRPNAGKSSLLNALAGREAAIVTDIAGTTRDVLREHIHIDGMPLHIIDTAGLREASDEVERIGIERAWKEIEQADRVLFMVDSTTTGATEPQEIWPEFMARLPETLPVTVIRNKADKTGESIEFVADARYPLVRLSAREEKGIDLLRDHLKETMGFNSNTEGGFLARRRHLQALNNAATHLAQGYDQLVNARSGELLAEELRLAQLELSEITGEFTSDDLLGRIFSSFCIGK